The following nucleotide sequence is from Streptomyces brevispora.
GCCAGCCGTACTTGAACACTCGCCCCTGGGCACTCACCCGGAGCCGCGCGCCACGGGCACTCGACCCTCACCACTCGGCCAGGAGCGGGTGATCGTGCCCGGCAGAGGCAGCCGACACTCGCGTCCCGGCACCCACGCCCCTGCACGTGCGGCCCGGCACTCGTAGCAAGCCACAAACCGGGCCGCGGCGCCGACCTGCACAAACCGCCAGTAGAATCCGTACACGTGACTGCTGTGTCTGCGAAGCCTCGCATCCCCAATGTCCTGGCCGGCCGCTATGCCTCTACGGAGCTGGCTGTCCTCTGGTCCCCCGAGCAGAAGGTAAAGCTGGAACGTCAGCTGTGGCTGGCGGTGCTGCGCGCCCAGAAGGATCTCGGGATCGAGGTGCCCGACGCCGCTCTCGCCGATTACGAGCGCGTCCTCGACCAGGTCGATCTGGCCTCGATCGCCGAGCGCGAGAAGGTCACCCGGCATGACGTCAAGGCCCGCATCGAGGAGTTCAACGCCCTCGCCGGCCATGAGCAGGTCCACAAGGGCATGACGTCCCGGGACCTCACCGAGAACGTCGAACAGCTCCAGATCCGGCTCTCCCTGGAACTGATGCGTGACCGCACCGTGGCCGTGCTGGCCCGGCTCGGCAGGCTCGCGGGAGAGTACCGCGAGCTGGTCATCGCCGGCCGCTCCCACAATGTCGCCGCACAGGCCACCACGCTCGGCAAGCGCTTCGCGACAGCGGCGGACGAACTGCTGGTGGCCTACAGCCGCCTTGAGGACCTGCTGAGCCGCTATCCGCTTCGCGGTATCAAGGGGCCCGTCGGCACGGCCCAGGACATGCTCGACCTGCTGGGCGGTGACGCCGGGAAGCTGGCCGATCTGGAGCAGCGCATCGCCGGTCACCTCGGCTTCGCACAGGCCTTCACCTCGGTCGGCCAGGTCTACCCGCGCTCGCTCGACTACGACGTGGTGACCGCACTGGTGCAACTGGCCGCTGCGCCCTCCTCGGTCGCGAAGACCATCCGACTGATGGCCGGCCACGAACTGGTGACCGAGGGCTTCAAGCCCGGCCAGGTCGGCTCGTCCGCGATGCCGCACAAGATGAACACCCGCTCCTGCGAGCGTGTCAACGGCCTGATGGTGATCCTGCGCGGTTACGCGTCGATGACCGGCGAGCTGGCGGGCGACCAGTGGAACGAGGGCGATGTGTCCTGCTCCGTGGTCCGCCGGGTGGCGCTGCCGGACGCGTTCTTCGCATTCGACGGTCTGGTGGAGACCTTCCTGACGGTGCTCGACGAATTCGGCGCCTTCCCTGCCGTCGTCGCCCGTGAGCTGGACCGCTACCTGCCGTTCCTCGCCACGACCAAGGTGCTGATGGGTGCGGTGCGCGCGGGTGTCGGGCGTGAGGTCGCCCACGAGGCCATCAAGGAGAACGCCGTCGCTTCCGCCCTGGCCATGCGTGAGCAGGGCACGGAACGCAACGAGCTGCTGGACAAGCTGGCCGCCGACGAGCGCATCCCGCTTGACCGTGCCCAGCTGGACGACCTGATGGCCGACAAGCTCTCGTTCACGGGTGCGGCGGGCGACCAGGTCACGGCGCTCGTCTCCCGCATCGAGGAGATCACCAAGCAGCACCCGGAGGCCGCTGGGTACGCGCCGGGCTCCATCCTCTGACGGCCCGCACCACCGGACGATGACACCCGACGAGCTCCAGGCCGCCCGTGACCGCACTGTTCCCGACGTGGTCGCGGGCGGCCTGCGTGTGTTGTTCTGCGGGATCAATCCGAGCCTGATGACTGCTGCCACGGGCCACCATTTCGCCTTCCCCGGCAATCGCTTCTGGCCGGTACTCCATCTGTCGGGTTTCACATCGCGGCAGTTGATGCCCTCCGAACAGTCCGAGTTGCTCCGGTACGGACTGGGCATCACCAACGTGGTCGCCAGATCCACGGCCCGGGCCGACGAACTGTCAGCCGAGGAGTTCCGCGCGGGCGGAAAGATCCTCACCGCAAAAGTGGAACGGCTGCGGCCACAGTG
It contains:
- the purB gene encoding adenylosuccinate lyase, whose translation is MTAVSAKPRIPNVLAGRYASTELAVLWSPEQKVKLERQLWLAVLRAQKDLGIEVPDAALADYERVLDQVDLASIAEREKVTRHDVKARIEEFNALAGHEQVHKGMTSRDLTENVEQLQIRLSLELMRDRTVAVLARLGRLAGEYRELVIAGRSHNVAAQATTLGKRFATAADELLVAYSRLEDLLSRYPLRGIKGPVGTAQDMLDLLGGDAGKLADLEQRIAGHLGFAQAFTSVGQVYPRSLDYDVVTALVQLAAAPSSVAKTIRLMAGHELVTEGFKPGQVGSSAMPHKMNTRSCERVNGLMVILRGYASMTGELAGDQWNEGDVSCSVVRRVALPDAFFAFDGLVETFLTVLDEFGAFPAVVARELDRYLPFLATTKVLMGAVRAGVGREVAHEAIKENAVASALAMREQGTERNELLDKLAADERIPLDRAQLDDLMADKLSFTGAAGDQVTALVSRIEEITKQHPEAAGYAPGSIL
- the mug gene encoding G/U mismatch-specific DNA glycosylase, whose translation is MTPDELQAARDRTVPDVVAGGLRVLFCGINPSLMTAATGHHFAFPGNRFWPVLHLSGFTSRQLMPSEQSELLRYGLGITNVVARSTARADELSAEEFRAGGKILTAKVERLRPQWLAVVGITAYRTAFGQRRAQIGPQERTIAGAHVWVLPNPSGLNAHWTAQSMAEEYGRLRMAVSPDPLTDTARD